CATACACGGTCTTCTTCCTAGCCAAGCCTTGCGCTTTGGGGACTTGGACTTTGTGGCCGATCGCCTGGGTCAGCTGTGACTAAGCAAAGAGAATGCAGCTCCGCCGCACATCTCGATGCCCGATCACGGACTGGCCTAAGCTGGTCGCGCGATCATCGAATCCGATGCGCTAGCATGCCGAGTCGACGCCTATCTCAGGGCAAACCCCGAGCCAGAGTTGAGCCGGCACGTGTTTTACGTGCTAGCCAGCACTTTTGCCCAACTCTCCGGAGGCGGGCCCCTGCCGCCAGAGGCCGAATTCTAGAACCCCAGCACTCCACTGCCCTCCAAAATGAGGGACACGATCGCGTTCTTCGAGCAAGAGCTGGCTAGGTGCAACGGCCGAACAACGATGCTAGATTTCCCTAGGCTCATTGGGATGATGGAGCGGGAGCTAGAGTCCCTCTATGACCTCTTGCTAGCGACACCTGAGTGCACAGACTCTGAGTCCAATTCTGAGGGTAGCTGCCCTCTGTTGAGGGAGTGTAACATGTTGCACCCTTCGGAGGATGGGGCAGCGCCGGTAGAGGGCGCAGAGGACGACGCATATCCAATTCCCCACACCCTCGGGGAATAGGCCAAGTACAACCAGGAGCGCCTAGAATGAGCCAGGACACGGGAAGCCGATTTGCCAACGCATGCCACAACGATGGATGCCCAAACCCGTAACACCTTGACTCTAAGGGCGCGCGGGCACGGGCACGTTGTGTGTACGATCAAATCCAACAAGGTCAGAGGAAAACGCCAGTCTTCCCTCGAGCTAGCCAAAACGTCGCAACAACCGCCATGATCATGCAAacagcccctgagccctcgaccAAAGAGGGACAGTGCATACATCAGGAAGCCCTCGACCAGACTTGCTAGAAATCGCAGCGATTTAGCACGCTCAAAGTTTCGCAGGGAGGTGACATCCCGAGGCCAGCCTCATACACATCTCCTCGGCACGTGGTGCCCCTGAAGGACACCACGCACCAAGCATGCTCTGACCAAACGACGGCGATGCAGCACGTAGGCAGGAACCCTCCCTAATGTGTAGCCGCTACGTCGGAAACCACAATGCCTGTCCAACTCTAGGCGTCAGGCGCCCTGGGCCAGACTGGGCGGTCGAAGATCAATTACATTATGGTGACAGTGACCTAGACAACCACGGCCAGCATCCCAGGCTGTGGGACGCTCAACGCAGCCCATGCCCAGACGCCTGCTGCCATAGGCGTTCGCAAAAAGGATCCAACAGACGCCATTCCCGGCACGCTTCCGCGTGCCACCAAACATCATCAAGTACTTTAGGGACTCAAACCCCGCCATGTGGTTGGAAGACTTCCGCCTCGCCTGTCGAGCAGGTGGGGCGGAAGATGACCTCTTCATCATCAAATACTTGCTGCTCTACCTTGTGAAAAGTGCCCGagcatggctcgagcatctccccacGAACAGCATCCACTCGTGGGCAGACTTAAAGCGCATCTTCGTagggaactttcagggcacatacatgcGCCCTAGAAAATCCTAGGACCTCAAAGCCTGCAAACAAAAAGCGGGAGAGACTCTACCCGAGTACATCTACCGCTTTTGCAAGCAGTGCAACAAGCTTCCTGATATTATGGATGCGGATGTGATTGGAGCGTTCATCTCTAGCACGACCAATGAAGCGCTCGTTCATGAGCTCAGATGCTGCAAATCATGAATGACATGAGAGTTGCTCGACCTCGCAACAAGCTacgcctccggcgaggaggcCATCCGTGTAATCTTCTATAAACATAAGGGTAAGGATCAAGCCGAACCCGTGGATGAGGCTAGGGACCATAATCAATGAataaagggcaagaaggacagctGGAGATGCCACGACAGCGAGTTCATCGTGGCCGCCGATAGGGTCCACAAGCAGAAAACTGGCAAGCTCAACCATGTCAGTTTCGACAAGATAGTCAAGATCCGTACCGCAACCATGACTATCCGGTTaagcacaccctcgaggagtgcGACCTTATCAAGTGCTACTTCAGCGGCGACTACAAGACGACTAGCACGGATGCGCCATCCGGGCCTGCTAACTACAAAGAGAAGGGGATGTGTATCCCGACCCGAGagggtgcctcatgatcttcaccgGACCAATGGCGTATGAGTCCAAACACCGGTAGAAGCTCACGGCTAGGGAGGTCAAAGCAGCCGCCCTAGGAGAAGCCATCCTGGCCTTCCTGAAATGGTCAGAAACCATGACCACTTTTGACCGAAAGGATCACCCCGACCACATCCCATAACTGGGATGCTTCCCCTCGTCGtggacccgatcatcggcaagacCCGCCTATCTCGAGTCGTCATGGATGGCGGAAGTGGCCTCAACCTTCTCTATGCCAAGACCTACGATGCCATGGGGCTTTCATGGGTAGCCATACGACCATCCGGCGCTCCGTTTCACGGAGTCATACCTGGGCTCCAGGCTGTCCCCCTTGGGCAAGTCGACTTACCCATGATGTTCAGGGGTCAAGCCAACTTCCACACGGAGATGCTCACCTTCGAAATAGCAGACTTCCTTGGTGCCTATCACGCCATACTGGgctggccatgctatgccaagttcagggccatccccaactacacctacctgaagctcaagatgcctgGTCCACACATGGTCATCACTATAGGTGGCAACCTTTAGCAGGCCCAcctctgtggcagaaccacccggaatagcgtacttacggaggcgctcgtcttccactagacactaagcaccccgaaagccactaccacgagcggtatccgtcgggcacaccccgagggagaacctgaaagatccacattttttccaaggatccaataatgaaaacgagttacaacacaagtccatctcatacattagagtttcttaaaagtacattattacaataccaaatacagagttcggaatgataaacattggaatattaaaagataacatctagcgataagataacgaaaatttcgtctgagcccaccagaagaatcctccacacaaggtactcctcaagcatcacctgcaacaggggtaaataaaccctgagtacacaatgtactcgcaagacttatccgaccagtgggaatactttcctgactccaaggaatatgctaggctttatggtttgctggttctcttttagcaaaaagcaatactaatagtgagtccttattgatgcattattatcgtcagccgtattaagttttcagctagttaatctatataagcacctgttctactttcaagcaagagttgagcaatcaatattgttccttctctttttccacttccagttcttactacggtgctaaaccgcagacaagccgtaccggataacccagcgattcacgaatcaatgtgcccagctgggtgctccgaagacacacgccccgcttgtaccccaggcacaagcaggactaacccaccactctcctatcctgggtgtctaggtccccgtccaaacttggactccaagcccccgcctctgagtcccggactcagtgcagtgcaaggacctccaccacctcctcttcccatcagtcggtccagaaagagccggatccacgacaagagagcagcaagccttccctatgcccatacccaagtatgtgctcgggacaataatctatgacttgcctagagtcatatgcaacgaccggtccttaatcgacacagacagggaaaaagtgtaaccgggctatgccttgttggccgcaggacacaacccctcacacccaccagtaccaaatccacatccctgtccggtcaccattttcctttccattatttcatcatgatatcatagtttaatcacctatttgcgagtaacgacaggttactcatgctaccgacatcctgagcatagcagttactcgacctgtactagtaggactcatggtggatatatttatgcatgtagcttccataaaatgcctgtaacgtaaatgcatatcatataaatatattcagtgatcttttaaaaataggggttatgcaccggggcttgccttggacaggtgccgggtcagcaaagtcagtaccaacaggctcctgggctccctcccatgtgaaaagctcctcctcatactcctcgatcacctcgtcgtactccggatcaccgacgggtacgaagtctacctattcgtgatctacatgaaatgatgatgcaatgattaacactatggcaacagcaattctcaatgcaaaagtacttctattaaattactaagtgaggtctacctactaaagtctaagctacataccagtactactaacaagtatgaccgtgtcctacattcttacgatgactacggatattcatactcctaatgccagtttatGATAAAGCACGGATAATAACTACGTCATTAAACGACTCGTTCTATGGTTACCATTTtcacagcaagtatataaatgtctaaggaacctacggtaacgatttcaaagctaaagttaTCGTCCGTTTACCATAACAAATCCTGCgattaaagatcgatataccgctaagctctctacttcaagcttatgagcctaccatcctaacagataatggtgaactaactgtactaacaggtagacgacatttttgcgaacctaacaaacttagtttcgctatttttggacaaccatgcaatttactacgatttatcgaagttggattcataaccggaaataaataagcatttcaaaTTCTAGGAATTAATGAAAACCGAATCCTCTTTCGCCGGCCCACCACGCGCAACCCGGTCCAGCGCGTTATCCCGCCCGTGCGCGACAGCAGTCCAGTGCGCGGCCCACGTGGAGGCGCGGCCCAGGTGGCCAACGACCCGCGAAGGGGAAGGCCTGCGCACGTCGGCGAAAATGCACGAACACCCCCGACGAACTCGGTATTAGCTATGAGCTCTACGGTACTGTTTTGCTAGTCTACCGTTTTACATCTGCACCCTCCCACTTCTATGTCTTCCCCGCGGTGAAGTCCCTGACCATCCTGAGCACGCACcggcacgacggcacggcactGGACGTCCACGTCGGCCACCCCGGCCCTCTCCTTACTAAAATCAAGAGCCGATACTCACCTACGTGCGAACGCAAACCACAGGGCAGAGACACACGCGTCGAGACGTCACAGCAAGCTCGGACCACGACGGTGGGCAACCTGCAAGAACGGCAATGCCGTTCCGGTGAACATCAGCGCTGTCGGGACAAAACAAGGAGTGGACGAGTACCAGTGACTCACCACGGAACTGGAAGACATGAAGAGACGATCAGAGCTGGCTCAGGCCAAGCCGGCCACATGTGCGCGATGAGTGCAGCGAAGCACGACAATGGCACGGCCGCGCCACGGGATGCACTACGGCAGTAGGGTCTAGGATGTGGCGAGCATGGTGACAACCGACGGAAGGGGAGTCTATTGGCGCGAGGAATTTGACCGAGCTGCTTTGGTGGCGATGAAAACCGACGGCACAGACACTCCGGGTCTTAATGGCCCGAGAGCTCGGTCCTTCAAAATTGGCGCACAGGACTGAGCTACAGGCGGCTATGAGGGGCAGGAAGGGCGACCGGCTGCCCAATGGAGCTGCGGGCAAGACCAATTGGAACGAGGTGCAACCACTTCGGTGAATTGGAAGGAAACGTGACGGCGGCAAGGGGACAGCGGAGACAGAGGAGCACACGGCGCGGCATGGCTCATCTGCGGGCGTCAACGCAAGGTACCGCCGTGCCTGGCCATGGGGAACCTCAGGGCGTGCTCCTAACAGCCATCCGCATGGCCGCTGCAGCAACGACGAGACTTGGCATGGCATGTCTATGGACCGCGCTAGGCAACGACACGGCGTACGCGATGCCGAGGCGACTGTGAAGTAGGCAGCCTTCTAACGTGCAAGCGGCCAAAGGAGTCAATGGAGCAGTGCCGAGCGTAGCCGCTATCGACGCGGACGCAGGACCCAGCGCGACCACGGCCACAGCGGGGTAGGGCAAGGTACTTGCAGAGCATGGCCGGCGGTCAGGGCGCCACGCGTCGGTTGGCGAGGCGAGTAGCAGCGAGGCAGAGCGCGCAGGCGGCAGCAGCGAGCAGGTGGCCAGGACGCGTGGGTCGTGCGCGGGCACGGTGCAGCGAGTGTAGCCGGGCGCGGCAGTGGCTCTGGCCCACGCGGTAGAGCACGCTGGCAAGCCAAAcggggtggtgaccgcgcctagaGCTCAGCCAGGTGGCGTGCACGACTTTTAAAGCAGCTAGAAGATGCGTACACCATGTTCCAAACGCTAATCTAATTGCTCGATGCGAAAAGGGGTGCACTGAGCCATCACCCACAGTCGCAACATGGCGCTACTCCTTAAGCCATTTGTTCTACAACTAAtgccaaaggtggcttcgtcgaccacttcaaaCACTTACGCGGAGGACGTTGATTTGAAAGGTTTCGCGTTGAAACCCCAAACCTGACCCTCGGGACGTACGCGCTAGCCATCCATGTCATCGACCGCAACTTTTTATCGCCATTCACAAAACGTTTTATAACATTTTGCGTTAACAATAATTCGATTAAGGTAATAAACgcgttatgtgacacgaaacataacctTATGCTTTCCCATTTCGAAAAAAATGTTTTAAAGCCAAACATGGATTATAAGGCCTATCATACCCAAATGCACACAAatcagatgcttacgaaatgtttcagcaaaacattacaatgtaacaccagggtgttacaaacctacccccctaaaacaaaatctcgacccgagatttcatgtgcctagtgtaaGAAAGAGGTAGGGAGTACATTTTACGCAAAACTAACTATCCGACctagagaggagatgggggtaatgctttgataagtagctctcttgctcccaaGTGGCTTCGTCCTCTGtatggttttgccattgtaccttATAAAACTTCATCgccctgttcctggtcactctctccttctcatccaagatttttataggatgctccacataggacagatcaggttggagcagaagtccttctatttccatagattcttcaggaactcataggcatttcttcagttgcgagacgtgaaatacattgtgaactgccgagagaatttcagggagttggagacgataagcaacggggccacactgttgcaacaccttgtatggacccacataccgaggggctaacttgccatgaacaccaaaccgatgtacccctctcataggagataccttgagatacacataatcttcAGCTGCAAATtctaaaggccttcttcgcttgtctgcgtaagccttctgtcgacttTGAGCTtacttcaagtgttcacgaattatatttactttctctcgagcctcctttatgaaatcaggcctgaagtacccacggtctcctacttcaacccagtttaatggcgtcctacacttttgtccatataaagcttcaaatggcgccatgcggatactctcttgatagctgttattatatgaaaattctgccagcttcaaacaatgatcccacttctcaggaaaagagatggtacaagcacgcagcatatcctcgagcacctggttcaccctttcagtttgaccatccgtctatgggtggtatgccgagctcctgagaagacgagtacccaaacactcctggagtttctcccagaaatgagagacaaaaactgaccctctatcagagatgatggtgagaggaactccatgtagggtcacaatccgatcaaagtataactccgcatacttcttggcattgtatctagtgtccaccggaaggaagtgggtagacttggtgagacggtccacgatgacccaaatagaatcaaaaccagaggaggtgcggggtaaacccataatgaaatccagggaaatatcctcccatttccaaacaggaatgggcaagggctgcagatatcccggagtacgcatctgatctgccttgactctgccacaagtgtcacattccgcaacaaactgggtgatatcttgcttcatgtatgacCACCAGTACAGCTtgcgcagatcatgatacatcttgttgctaccagggtggatagacagcttggaattatgggcttcttgcaaaatctttctttttagctcttcattggatggaactaccagtctatccttgtatcttatgACTCCTTGcttatcaatgctaaaatgaggtccacgcccttctgctagcaacttcttgatgtgaggaatctcttcatgATCTCCCTTCTGTTcctgaataatttgctccagcaattctgaggtcaaagcaatctgagctagcacctcagtgtggtggagtgacaagggtatttcctcaacctgatgcgacttacgactcaaagcatcagccaccacattggcttttcctggatgatagtggacttccaaatcataatccttgatcaactctaaccatctcctttgtctcatgttcaactcagactgagtgaaaatatacttaaggctcttgtggccagtgaagatatgcactttgttgcccaacaaataatgcctccaaatcttcagagagtgaactacagcagctagctctaaatcatgggtagggtagttcacctcgtgcttcttcagttggcgcgaagcataagctatcacacgcccttcttgcataagcacacaccccaatcccgtcttcgaggcatcacagtaaacatcaaagggcctctcaatatcaggttgagccaatacaggagcagtggtcagaaaagtcttcagggactgaaaagcttcttcacaagctgggctccaaacaaacttagcttctttctggagcagcttagtcatgggctaggctatcttggagaaatcagggataaAACattgatagtatccagctagcccaaggaactgacggatctaGTGCACAGACcttggagacttccaatctaatacatcttgcaccttgctgggatccatagaaacgccctcaggtgtcaacacatgtcccaaaaactacactcgatcaagccaaaactcacacttgctgaatttagcatacagctggtgctcccttagccgagtcagtattatccagaggtgacgggcatgctcttcctcattcttggaatagattaagatgtcatcaatgaaaactaccacaaacttatctagcttcggcataaaaactgagttcattaggtacatgaagaaagccggggcattggtgagaccgaaagacatcactaggtactcatacaacccatacctagtagaaaaagctgtccttggtatatcttgtggcctgatcttgatctgatggtagcctgagcggagatctatcttcgagaacaccttggcaccagctaactgatcaaacaaagtatctatgcggggcaagggatacttgttcttaactgttaccgcattgagggggcggtaatccacacacatccgtagagtaccatccttcttcttcacaaaaatcgctgggcaaccccatggtgaagaacttgggcggatgaaacccttgtccatcaactcctccagttgcttcttcatttctgctagttctcttggAGCCATGCAGTATGGAcgtctggagataggagcagtaccaggctcaagctcaatggagaattctacctcacggtccggtgGGAATCCAGGAAGATCctcagggaaaacatctgggaactcacatactactggaatggaggtaagatcaggaacggcttcagcatgggcagcaacaggtaagaccggttctgagggtatgatgagagacatcctatcctcagaagatggAAGCcataactctacacttcttctcttcatatccaatactaccccatacacccgcaaccagttcatcccaagaataacatcaatgccttgcctaggcattatcatgaactgtagacggtaagtgtgggtggctaataccaaacttacagtATCCGtatgggtattgatgaacatctgagaacccacagtacggatcttataggcatacggtatagccacaagtgataagttgtgccactctacaaaccccatgctcataaaggaatgcgatgcaccagaatcaaacaacaccaaagctagatgggattcgatggtaaacataccagccataaccgTCTCCTGATGCACAACCTactgagcatccgtgaagtgcacctgaccagatctactgggcaccttcctcttgatgaaagtcctcttaattAGCCTGGAATTTGTAGATGGCTGAGACGGCTGAGCTGTCTGTTGCTGAGggcactccctggcatagtggccatccttgccacacttgaaataagcaccaggcttgttcccgaatcccagacgaggtgggacctactatccctgagtctgctggggctgcacctgctgctgaggtgccttgtactgagtagcggAAGTCTATGAGGTCTGCTGGGGTGATCGGAATGGAGGCCCGCCGGAAGATTGATAGGACCCCTGCCtcacaatttgcaccttctgagtataagggtggctggaggatccagctgccaccctccttcgcttccaatccgcctgagatgcccgctaaaaaccctcaagagcaatggcggcattcatcggagccctaaaggtctgatagttccccaggtacagtttctcctgaagaataggagtgagaccacgaaagaagcgatccttcttcttgtcatccgtgtccacctgactaccagcatactgagccaagtggttgaactgattcacatactccattaccgtcctgctcccctgACGCAACTCCATGAACTTGGTCACCTTCTAGTGGATAAcgccagcaggtatgaagaactcgcggaaggcggtggagaactcctggagaactcctgccatgttGCCGGGTGATCCGGCAGCTCCGCGGCCAGGAAAGTCTCCCACCATGCACCTGTAGACCCCAAAAGTtgctgggacgcaaagtgcaccttctgctcgttggccactccgagcagccgaaacttctgctccagcatgcgaagccaatgctccgcctCCAACGGATCGTCCGACGGCGTGAatgtgggcgggtgggtcttgaggaagtcctgttaagaggactgtccctcaggacggcgagcaccacccccattcccaccgttgcctctggggcctccacgggcgagacccgcgatggcctgtgccataatctccaaggCACGAGTAGTCTCCTGTCGAGCCACGGCTGACTTccgacgagcagccaacaactccaccatgacctccgcggcggacagcagcggaggcggtggtggcggcgggaaaggatgaggaaccaaaggtggaacctcctgaGCTCCCTCGTTGTCACGCTCAAAGGCCCGAGCACGGCCGCTCCCGAACTAGTGCTCCCAtgtccggacctcagattcatctgtaagagagacgaaccatccattaggacaccttcccGATTAGAATCTAGGGATTAGAATCTAGGGATTAGAATCTAGGGATTAAAGAGATGACATCACATTTATTAAAGTATTCATTAAGTTAGTCCTgccaatttactactttcattatacgtgaagggggattcctagttcaaataagatgctattatatgatgcatgcttcgacctatacatTCACTccagccggaatatagcggcgttcgtaaAATTCTCGGCACATCGTACACTCACTCTCCGTATACTAagtgatttcttacgcaacgtaagtcagtgtacctgtagaaaactgattagataaaaccagtgccgctatcctagatataccatatagctagggccgatacttatataacttacttaatcgcatcctacttttcgcaaaacctTTGTTGGtcaacttttagttttgtaaaagagtgaggaactcgtgaccattattggctctggtaccaactgtggcagaaccacctggaatagcgtacttacagaggcgctcgtcttccactagacactaagcacctcgaaagccactaccacgagcggtatccatcgggcacaccccgagggagaacccgaaagatccacatttttcccaaggatccaataatgaaaacgagttacaacacaagtccatctcatacattagagtttcttaaaagtacattattacaataccaaatacaaagttcgaaatgataaacaacggaatattaaaagataacatttagcgataagataacgaggatttcgtctgagcccaccagaagaatcctccacacaaggtactcctcaagcatcacctgcaacaggggtaaataaaccctgagtacataatgtactcgcaagacttatccgactagtgggaatactttcccgactccaaggaatatgctaggctttatggtttgctggttctcttttagcaaaaagcaatactaatagtggtccttattgatgcattattatcattagccgtattaagttttcagctagtcaatctatataagcacctattctactttcaagcaagagttgagcaatcgatactgttccttctctttttccacttccaattcttactacggtgctaaaccgcagacaagccgtaccggataacccggcgattcgcgaatcaatgtgcc
The sequence above is drawn from the Miscanthus floridulus cultivar M001 chromosome 15, ASM1932011v1, whole genome shotgun sequence genome and encodes:
- the LOC136507332 gene encoding uncharacterized protein is translated as MLPLVVDPIIGKTRLSRVVMDGGSGLNLLYAKTYDAMGLSWVAIRPSGAPFHGVIPGLQAVPLGQVDLPMMFRGQANFHTEMLTFEIADFLGAYHAILGWPCYAKFRAIPNYTYLKLKMPGPHMVITIGGNL